The following are encoded together in the Penicillium digitatum chromosome 3, complete sequence genome:
- a CDS encoding RNA helicase-like splicing factor (HRH1), putative: protein MDDLESLELFSLVSRVTNEFENHLGIADKTLAEFVIDQHLKCNGKFSDFKKFFDDMGGEFPQSLLESVDRMVLTMHPKYKGKKAENDKRTSGANDDMALLDALEQKSRVFKGLAVPDTEKRWAEEDYTDREAADEADAQADAMDDTFAMLEGLAGKAKEDKPHASRNARGTRKRSRSPENNDYGRGRRRDKYRSRSRSRSAQRYNKTDDLVDEFGRSIGKCGNREDSRRNGHSDRRRHRDRHEDDDFRHPPPIELDDHPILFKIYDGTVTGVKDFGAFVNLKGVKGKVDGLVHVSAMQEGARVNHPSDLVSRGQPVKVKVASIDGTRIGLSMKEVDQVTGMDLVPQKRLASGANMERLDGGFADDRYGSLGSDVPVIEGSGGRPMRNRKRMTSPERWEIRQLIASGVASAADYPDIDEEYNATLTGEGTFEEEEDVDIEVKDEEPPFLAGQTKQSLELSPIRVVKAPDGSMNRSAMAGTNLAKERRELKQQEAQDKAAKKAADVDLNAQWQDPMVAPEERKFAADLRSAQQPKQDEAVPEWKRATMGKNASFGKRTTMSMKQQRESLPVYKFRKQLLDAVKDNQMMIVVGDTGSGKTTQLTQYLAEGGYGNTGMIGCTQPRRVAAMSVAKRVAEEVGCKLGAEVGYTIRFEDCTSPDTKIKYMTDGMLQREILLDPDLKRYSVIMLDEAHERTIATDILFGLLKKTVKRRPDLRLIITSATLDAEKFSEYFHGCPIFSIPGRTFPVEVMYSKEPESDYLDAALITVMQIHLTEPQGDILLFLTGQEEIDTACEILFERMKALGPTVPELVILPVYSALPSEMQSRIFDPAPPGGRKVVIATNIAETSITIDQIYYVIDPGFVKQNAYDAKLGMDSLVVTPISQAQAKQRAGRAGRTGPGKCFRLYTEAAYQSEMLPTTIPEIQRQNLSHTILMLKAMGINDLLHFDFMDPPPTNTMLTALEELYALSALDDEGLLTRLGRKMADFPMEPALAKVLIASVDSGCSDEMLSIVAMLSIQSVFYRPKEKQQQADQKKAKFHDPHGDHLTLLNVYNGWKNAGFNNSWCFENFIQARQIKRAQDVRQQLMGIMNRYKHRIVSCGRDTMKVRQSLCTGFFRNAARKDPQEGYKTLVEGTPVYMHPSSAMFGKPAEHVIYHTLVLTTKEYMHCTTAIEPKWLVEAAPTFFKVAPTDRLSKRKKAERIQPLHNRFAGEDDWRISAQRRQGRGGGGGTWG from the coding sequence ATGGATGACCTCGAGTCTCTGGAGCTGTTCTCGCTCGTCTCGCGCGTGACGAACGAGTTCGAGAACCACCTAGGAATCGCCGACAAGACCCTTGCAGAGTTTGTGATCGATCAGCACCTTAAATGCAATGGCAAGTTTTCCGATTTCAAGAAATTTTTCGACGACATGGGCGGCGAATTCCCTCAGAGTCTCCTGGAGAGTGTCGACCGTATGGTGCTCACGATGCACCCCAAGTAcaagggaaagaaagcaGAGAACGACAAGAGAACTTCTGGTGCAAACGACGACATGGCTTTACTTGATGCTCTGGAGCAAAAGTCCCGCGTGTTCAAGGGCCTTGCGGTCCCCGATACGGAGAAGCGCTGGGCGGAAGAAGACTACACAGATCGCGAAGCGGCAGACGAGGCTGATGCACAAGCAGATGCGATGGACGACACTTTCGCCATGCTTGAGGGCCTGGCAGGAAAAGCGAAGGAGGACAAGCCACATGCATCGAGGAACGCCCGTGGAACCAGGAAGCGGAGCCGCAGCCCTGAGAACAACGATTATGGCCGGGGACGGCGCAGAGACAAGTACCGCTCGCGATCAAGGTCTCGAAGTGCCCAGCGGTATAATAAGACCGATGATCTCGTGGACGAGTTCGGTAGATCGATTGGAAAATGCGGCAACCGGGAAGACAGCCGTCGCAACGGCCATAGCGACCGTCGGAGACATCGTGATCGCcatgaggatgatgatttcCGCCATCCCCCCCCTATCGAGCTGGATGATCACCCCATTCTTTTCAAGATCTATGATGGAACCGTGACGGGCGTAAAAGATTTCGGTGCTTTCGTGAATCTGAAGGGTGTCAAGGGGAAGGTGGATGGTCTTGTCCATGTTTCAGCAATGCAAGAAGGAGCACGAGTGAATCATCCTTCAGATTTGGTCTCGCGCGGACAGCCAGTCAAAGTCAAAGTGGCCAGCATCGACGGCACTCGCATTGGACTGTCCATGAAGGAGGTGGATCAAGTGACAGGCATGGATCTTGTTCCCCAGAAGCGCCTTGCTTCCGGTGCAAATATGGAGCGTCTCGATGGCGGATTCGCCGATGACCGGTACGGCAGTCTCGGCTCTGATGTGCCCGTTATTGAAGGGTCTGGAGGTCGGCCAATGAGAAACCGAAAGCGCATGACTTCGCCAGAGCGCTGGGAGATCAGACAATTGATTGCCTCCGGTGTTGCCTCTGCAGCAGATTATCCGGACATTGACGAGGAATATAATGCAACGCTCACCGGCGAAGGCACTTtcgaagaggaggaagatgtcgACATCGAGGTCAAAGACGAGGAGCCTCCTTTCTTGGCTGGCCAGACGAAGCAATCCCTCGAACTTTCTCCTATTCGTGTTGTCAAGGCCCCCGATGGTTCAATGAACCGTTCTGCAATGGCAGGCACCAACCTTGCTAAGGAGAGACGTGAATTGAAACAGCAGGAAGCACAGGACAAGGCGGCCAAAAAAGCGGCGGATGTCGATCTCAATGCACAATGGCAGGATCCTATGGTTGCACCGGAAGAGCGAAAGTTTGCCGCTGATCTTCGGAGTGCTCAGCAGCCCAAGCAGGATGAGGCTGTACCAGAGTGGAAGAGAGCAACGATGGGCAAGAACGCATCTTTTGGAAAGCGCACGACCATGTCCATGAAACAACAACGCGAGAGTCTGCCCGTATACAAGTTCCGGAAGCAGTTGCTGGATGCAGTGAAGGACAATCAAATGATGATTGTTGTCGGAGATACGGGTTCTGGAAAAACCACGCAGTTGACGCAGTACCTGGCCGAGGGCGGATATGGAAATACTGGAATGATTGGTTGCACACAACCTCGCCGCGTTGCTGCCATGTCAGTGGCTAAACGTGTGGCCGAGGAAGTTGGTTGCAAGCTCGGAGCAGAGGTAGGATATACCATCCGTTTCGAGGACTGTACCAGCCCAGATACCAAGATCAAGTACATGACCGATGGAATGCTTCAGAGAGAAATTCTTCTGGATCCAGACCTCAAGAGATATTCCGTTATCATGCTTGACGAAGCGCACGAGCGGACAATTGCAACTGATATTCTGTTTGGATTGTTGAAAAAGACAGTCAAACGACGACCCGACCTTAGACTGATTATCACGTCTGCCACACTAGATGCTGAAAAGTTCTCTGAATACTTCCATGGCTGTCCCATTTTCTCCATTCCTGGCCGAACTTTCCCTGTCGAAGTCATGTACTCCAAGGAGCCCGAATCTGATTATCTGGATGCTGCGCTCATTACTGTTATGCAAATTCACTTGACAGAACCGCAAGGTGACATTCTGCTTTTCTTAACGGGCCAAGAAGAGATTGATACAGCATGTGAGATCTTATTCGAGCGCATGAAAGCCTTGGGACCCACCGTTCCTGAGTTGGTCATCCTACCTGTCTATTCTGCACTACCAAGTGAGATGCAGAGTAGGATTTTCGATCCGGCCCCCCCAGGCGGACGCAAAGTTGTCATTGCAACCAATATTGCAGAGACCTCAATCACAATTGATCAGATTTACTACGTCATTGACCCCGGATTTGTGAAACAAAACGCCTACGATGCGAAGCTCGGCATGGATTCTCTTGTGGTGACTCCAATTTCCCAAGCGCAAGCTAAGCAAAGAGCTGGTCGTGCTGGAAGAACAGGACCTGGAAAGTGCTTCCGATTGTATACAGAGGCTGCCTATCAGTCTGAAATGCTTCCAACGACCATTCCCGAAATTCAGCGTCAGAACCTCTCACATACCATTCTCATGCTCAAGGCAATGGGCATCAACGACCTCCTCCACTTCGATTTCATGGACCCACCGCCTACAAACACCATGTTGACAGCCCTCGAGGAACTATATGCCTTGTCAGCACTTGATGATGAGGGTCTTTTAACTCGACTCGGACGAAAGATGGCCGATTTCCCAATGGAACCTGCGCTTGCCAAGGTGCTCATTGCATCTGTGGATTCAGGCTGCTCCGACGAAATGCTTAGCATTGTCGCCATGCTATCAATTCAGTCTGTCTTCTACCGCCCCAAGGAAAAGCAACAACAAGCAGACCAGAAGAAGGCCAAATTCCACGATCCGCACGGCGATCATCTGACCCTCCTCAACGTCTACAATGGGTGGAAGAACGCAGGCTTCAACAATTCCTGGTGTTTCGAGAACTTTATCCAAGCACGACAAATCAAGCGCGCCCAAGATGTGCGCCAGCAGCTGATGGGCATCATGAACCGCTACAAGCACCGTATCGTCTCTTGCGGTCGGGATACCATGAAGGTGCGACAGTCCCTGTGCACCGGCTTCTTCCGCAACGCAGCGCGCAAGGACCCCCAGGAAGGATACAAGACCCTGGTCGAAGGAACGCCCGTATACATGCACCCCAGTTCCGCGATGTTCGGCAAGCCGGCCGAGCATGTCATCTACCACACCTTGGTCCTCACGACCAAGGAGTACATGCATTGCACTACTGCCATTGAGCCAAAATGGCTTGTAGAAGCGGCGCCCACGTTCTTCAAGGTTGCACCTACGGATCGATTGTCGAAGCGTAAGAAGGCGGAGCGTATCCAGCCTCTGCACAATCGCTTTGCTGGCGAAGACGATTGGCGTATTTCTGCCCAGCGGCGGCAGGGCAGaggtggcggtggtggaaCTTGGGGTTGA